In the Arachis ipaensis cultivar K30076 chromosome B04, Araip1.1, whole genome shotgun sequence genome, ACAAACATACCCTGTAGAAGAAGACTACACTACATTTCCCTTCTAAACACTTTCAATTTCCTACCCTAGATTTTATCCCTCTAATTCGAAAACCAAATAACAAAAGAAGTGATTTACTATTCCATTTTTCCCCATACAAACAAAAGGGATGAATATGAATTTAACTTCAATATGTCCACTCCTGCGGCAGCTTGATTTCATTGTTACTGTTGAGTGCGTGCTGGGGCCTCGTGTTGCGCTTCTGCTGAGACGTATGGACATAATTGCTTCTGAGCCTTGGACTAACAACTGCATATGCAACAAAAGTCAAAGATCCACACAGCTCAGTGAACCCAATgttcaattaaaataatatcatTCCAAAaccatttaattattatatattattattgctTACCATGTTCTTCCATGTTTGAACTGGAATTGAATCGATGCGGCAGGCACCCCACCATGTCATCAACATTCAGATTTATTAGCAATTGGAGGCAGAAACCTGCATTTACTAACTCCAACGCTTCAAGAAACCCTCATAAAACGCCACTACTAGTAACAGCCACCTTATTAAATGCAACGAAcacttgaaaagacatgatttTTCATTCATttctgaatcacaagtactaaaATACCCCCGCAAAGGAAAAACAAAATCTAGCTAGAGGGGGAAAAAGTATTGACCTGGCTTCTTTTTGGTTTCAGGGGTATCAACACGACGGGGGAGGAAGACGCCAGTGCCAGCACATTCCCTGGTAGTGGAAGGGTTGGTGAGGAACACAGCCCTCATTCCAGAACCGTACTGCTGCTGTTGCTGCTGATTATGGTGCTTGTGGTGCTTGTTCTGGTTCTTGGCAGCATGTAACGAAGGCCATGCAGATGGAGACAAGCCAAGTGGCCTAACACTTCTTCCTCCTCTGTTTCTTGCTCCCATTTGGTTACTCTGCCTCCGTTGGTAAACACCTTTACCACCCCACACTGATTCCTGTTGCTGCCTCAGCATCTGAATCTAAACAAGAAAATGACAAATAAATCCActgaataaaaaagataaattttgtcGAATGAAAATAATTGAGGGTTAAAATGGGTTATTACTTGTGCAATTTGAAACTGCTTCTGGTGGGAGAGTGCCTGTTGAGTGTAGAATGAAAAGTCCGAATTGGCGCCGGCGGCTGTGTTGGGAATGGAAGGGGAAGGGTTGTAGGGGTAAGATGGTAATTGTgattgctgttgttgttgttgttgttgggagaGGCGCATCCTTTCGACTTCCCCTGCAGCCGCGTGCAGGAGATCCCATGTGGCCTTTGCGGAGCAGAGGTTGCAAACGCTGCTAGGACTTCCCTCGCTCGACCCATTCCCGCACCGGAAGGCGCATAGCGTCGATTGTGGCGAACCAGATGCGTAACCGCCCTGCACAAAAACCACGAAAAAACATAACCGTCACAACTAATTCAACAAAAAAGAATCAGNNNNNNNNNNNNNNNNNGTTGAGTGAGCGACTCGATGAGTCAACTCGGCGACTCGGTGGAGATGGTCGTCCTCGTCGCTCTCGGTCTCGCTGGAGCCACTGATGGGAGAGCTTAGGTCAGAGGAAGCGGCCCCGGTGGAGGAGCCGAAGGGAAACACAAAGTCGTCGCCACTAGAGTGGTACAGCGAGTCTTCGTTCGAGGGGAACGAGGCCGTTTCGTCGTCGTCGTTGTCGTCGAGGAACTGCGGCGGAAGCCAAAACTCACCGTCGTCCAAATTCTCAGCCATAACGAACAAACCACAAAGGGCAGAAAGGGAAATGTGAAAAAGCGAGGGAACGGTTGTTACTTGTGAGGAAAGGTTATGAGaatatggagagagagagagagagagagatcactCTTCCTGTAAATGAGTAGATAACACTATGTTAAAAATTTTATTCATGATtcaattaatgataaaataattattttggtttggtattttaaattttataataatatgaAGTGTATTAACAAAGATAATTATTTTATCCGAACACATTAACATTACTCAATACCTTCGTTTAAAGATTATAAATTCATTTAACTGCATTTTTCAAAATTGATGTTCCTTGCGAAAAATATTCTTCgaattttaatatatttgtttCTTTAACAAAGAATTTCTTAGAAAATTCTTTAAATTCCcaagattaaattaaaatatttttggtctATGATGTATATTCCTAGNNNNNNNNNNNNNNNNNCCTCTTTGCtggaaaaaatattagaaataaaaaatataattcctgaaaatattaaatatctgataattattttttatttcttgcaACAAATATGAAAATATATTATTCTCAATTCATTAAACGGGTAAAGAAAACacttttctagagtttttttcttttaaaaaaaattgataaacgaTAAATCTATAAATTTGTCATAAAATGTTTTGGAGAAATCAATCCTGATGTCAAATTTTATTCACCGAAGAAAATTCCTTGTGAACTAGTAGTTTCATATACCATAATTTATCCTGCTTTGGTACATTATGTAGCTAgtacataaaaaatattatatattttactAGAAGTATTGATTAAAAATATGCATAAAACATTAGAAATTAGAAAATAATCATATGGTATTCTTCTTGGTCGTTGGATCCAGTAAAATATGAGCTAAGTATGATTTAGGGTCAGTCTCACATGATTTGCAATCTTTTTAAGATAACTTATTTATAATTGCAcatattgtttatttttcttctgaaaagaaaagatttggaaagtGCAAAAAGCACATTGATTTGTTGAGGTGTGTGACAGTGAGAGCGTGAGTTATGCAAGCAATTTTCAAAAAGGAAAGGAAGCAGTAGcacaaagaagaataaaaacaaaaaatgaaaaaaaagtgtttaaaaattctataattattaattttataatagtaatcactcttttatttaataaaaaagaaaaagaaaaataaaaaccttCGGCCCGGCGGACCGGCCCGCCCCGCCCCGTCAAAACCCGCCAATTTGGCGGTGCGGGTTTGGCGGATTTTTTAAATTTGGCGGGCTCCAATTCCTAAcccgacccgccttttttagcgggtttagcagatcggcccgacgggctcgacccgttttgccacccaTAATCTCGACATTTGAGACATCGTTCTGTGATCGGACGATGTCGactttaattatcaaaatattaCGCTTTTGGTTGTGCTACTCTGATAGTTTAGGTATTACAACAACTCTTAAAATACTTAATACTAAAATATTAGTCTGTTTAAAACTTGAGTAAAAtatcgtttttgttcccaacgtttggggtaaattctatttgtgtcactaacgtttaaatcatcctatttgtatccctaacatttgtaaaagtgattcaatgttatcttgctgtcaattacacatcatgaacgctttagtttgagttttaaaaatctcttcttgaagttagaatataaaTGTCTGAGATAGAATTGATGATCCACTCCAAAAAATaactcatcaaaagttgaaactaattcctacaatatttatataattcacttttttcgggacataattgaatctaaacacaaatagtgagtataatattaaaatcgaacacatccaagtgagacctaattgagaatgaatacatccaagtgagaataattgaaaaatataatctaatttgttagtataattgatagtaggataacattgaatcacttttataaacgttagggatacaaataggacgatttaaatgttagggacacaaataggacttaccccaaacgttagggacaaaaacgatactttactcttaaaactttaaaccgtattTTTCAAAGACCATTTTCTTGAAAACATAAATCCATACTTACAATACAAATTACCAAgattgcgagaaccggaccggtcaataaaccgaTAAAGTTACTAgtttactggttcactggttcgaccGGGATTCAACCGGAAttcaaccgatttaattaaatattaaataaaattattaaaaatttaatatataatttcaataatttctaacttaataaaattcaaaatatacAGCTTCTGTGGTGGTTTACATTACAATTGATGAAATTACAAATAATGGCAAGAGAAGGCAGTTTATGCTGTCAAAGCGGTAGATTCGTAGCAGTTGCAATAACTTCTAAAACCACTATAGGCCTCAACTGAAAATGTGTAATGCAATTTAAAACACTGAACTAAAAAAGTATTATCAGTTGAATCTTTCATACACAACAAAGTTTGCTGTCAAGCTTTGTTATACAATAAAAACTATGTGCTTCTCATTAGCATTTATAAACATGGTTGATTCAAGAGAATTAGTGCCCTGCTATGTTGGAGCATTTTCTCATCCTCCTACCTTTTATGCACTTTTACTCTTAAACTTTATCTCTAATTAAATAGCCTTTTTACCCATTAATTTATAGCAGCTCATTTTTACTTAATCATTTTAGTATGTCCTAAAACCACTATAAATCAGGTATTTGGAAACTGATTTACTGGGATTTCTATTATCAGAAAAAGCAAACAATAACCATTATCACATTGCCATTACAAGCCTCAATCAGAACCATTCATATGAGGAAACTTTGCAACAATTTTATCCACAATTCCAGTACTAGCTAGAAACTCCCCAATTGATCAGAATAATGAACCAACAATATCCTATCTTCTCCCCCTCAACCCCTCTTTACAGCAACTAAGATAAACGCCGCACATGATCAAATTCATAAGCATAAAAAGATTCGAAGTTTGCAGCAATTCTAGCAACATTCAGAATTCTGAATTCAGAATCCAAAGTTCTATCCAGCAttacaaaattaacaaaataaaaaactgaaGAACTAAAGAACTCTGCGAAaattcatataattaacaaaatacaaaattaacTGAAATAAAAAACTGAAGAACTCACTGCAGTTTCATAtagttaacaaaataaaaaaattaattgaaaaattgAAGAACTCACTGCgttagagagaagaaagaaggtaCAGAGTCCACGGCGGCAGAAGTGATGCTTGGTAGGACAGGGGTGGCCGACGACAGAAGCTTTGAAGTTCAAACCAACCAGCCGACGAGCACGACAACAGAATCTTCAAATCGTGCTGCTGACGACAGAAGCTTCGAAGTTCAGACGAACAGACGACAACTACGCCGATTGAAGCTTCGAACCGCGACGGTGGCAACTGCTGGTGGTCATTGCCGGCGTCAATTGGGCTAGGGATGGT is a window encoding:
- the LOC107636722 gene encoding uncharacterized protein LOC107636722, which codes for MAENLDDGEFWLPPQFLDDNDDDETASFPSNEDSLYHSSGDDFVFPFGSSTGAASSDLSSPISGSSETESDEDDHLHRVAELTHRVAHSTVQGGYASGSPQSTLCAFRCGNGSSEGSPSSVCNLCSAKATWDLLHAAAGEVERMRLSQQQQQQQQSQLPSYPYNPSPSIPNTAAGANSDFSFYTQQALSHQKQFQIAQIQMLRQQQESVWGGKGVYQRRQSNQMGARNRGGRSVRPLGLSPSAWPSLHAAKNQNKHHKHHNQQQQQQYGSGMRAVFLTNPSTTRECAGTGVFLPRRVDTPETKKKPALELVNAGFCLQLLINLNVDDMVGCLPHRFNSSSNMEEHVVSPRLRSNYVHTSQQKRNTRPQHALNSNNEIKLPQEWTY